The following coding sequences are from one Deltaproteobacteria bacterium window:
- a CDS encoding cytochrome c3 family protein: MRRVAVIAAVVLAAAFAAGTAGGGEPPGRIELKVYAKRPVSFDHKGHAKRIGNCQACHHMSKPGDEEKCSDCHSAKGDKDTPPFREAMHLKCRNCHAEDNKKVKGSCKECHPAIKSKL, encoded by the coding sequence CTGGCGGCGGCGTTCGCCGCGGGAACCGCCGGCGGGGGGGAGCCGCCGGGGAGGATCGAGCTTAAGGTCTATGCCAAAAGACCGGTGTCGTTCGACCACAAGGGGCACGCCAAAAGGATCGGGAACTGCCAGGCATGCCATCATATGAGCAAGCCCGGGGACGAGGAGAAGTGCTCCGACTGCCATTCTGCGAAGGGAGACAAGGACACCCCTCCATTCCGGGAAGCGATGCATCTGAAGTGCAGGAATTGCCATGCCGAGGACAACAAGAAGGTAAAAGGTTCCTGCAAGGAGTGCCATCCGGCGATCAAGTCGAAGCTTTGA
- a CDS encoding DUF748 domain-containing protein — MNVKTLAGRPFFRKLLPWFAVCSTVIVVAGFLILPRVLKSVLTRQLSEKLHRETSIGEIQFNPFTLAVKVTGFSMKERGGAGPFLSFEELYLNFEASSIFRGGPVLRDIVITAPSVTVIRKDDLSYNFSDLLDEFVSKPSTVSKPLRYSLNNIQVVGGIVDFDDRPKRTRHAIRDIRIAVPFFSNLPYYVDVYVQPVFLAKVNGTPVDLRGKTKPFSGTRETAFDVNFRNLNIPHYLEYLPVKWKFRVASAFLDADADLSFREHKDKPPVLSFTGKAALRDLKIEDAKGKAVLRMPLLKVSVAASDVFGRKASLDSVLFRSPELQLERERSGALNLVSLLEPQEMTEGTVKTAEKAEETVKEGDAGAPLLIEIAEIRLEGGKVGFADELPKRPFRATLDSIDLSFRCRYARGMDDDGATLTGISASLGTLKLRTRGESDDFLKIPAITVKSADADLGKRTLAIGEITTRGGVIRVERDPDGSSNMEALSPAPAPAAHGRDPRPAKDKAEAPPEWLVTIGKAAVERYSVKVEDRTVSPPAVLYAEPIALTAENLSTGKGVMGKASLQVVLNRAGTFAAAGPVGLNPFSANLQVDARGIGIVPFQPYFTEKVRIVVSGGNVSARGTLALVSAPDKAIAIAYRGEASLTDLATADKSTSEDFLKWKSLHLGGINARTRPLRVEIDEIALADFYSRIAVNPDGTLNVLEAFVSGTKTAAPGATGAGTYKAAVPATPGAPEPAKPPHVRIGTVTVQGGTVRFSDRFVKPNYIARLGEMGGRISGLSSEENKFADVDLRGNLENHAPLQITGKINPLRDDLFVDLKADFKDIELSPLTPYSGKYAGYAIEKGKLTLALKYLITKRTLDASNHVFLDQFTFGSAVDSPDSTKLPVKLAVALLKDRRGEINLDIPVNGSLDDPKFSVGSIILKIVLNLLAKAATSPFSLLGAIFGGGEELSHLEFEYGRSDMNASMAERVNVLEKVLYDRPGLKLEIAGHVDAGRDRDGLLRTVFDRKVKAQKSAELAKTGTPPSSLDNVTVGEAEYPRYLELAYRKEKFPKPRNIIGMAKDLPASEMEKLMLTNIRITDDDLRQLAMRRARRVRDALLKGGRVAPERMFLVEPKALSPEKKEKLKDSRVDFVLK; from the coding sequence ATGAACGTCAAGACGCTGGCGGGCAGGCCGTTCTTCCGCAAACTCCTCCCATGGTTTGCGGTCTGTTCGACCGTCATCGTCGTTGCAGGATTTCTCATCCTGCCACGGGTCCTGAAGTCCGTTCTCACCCGTCAGCTTTCCGAAAAACTCCACCGCGAAACGTCGATCGGGGAGATCCAATTCAATCCGTTCACGCTCGCCGTGAAAGTGACCGGGTTCTCGATGAAGGAGCGCGGGGGCGCCGGACCTTTCCTCTCATTTGAAGAGCTCTACCTGAATTTCGAGGCCTCATCGATTTTCCGCGGGGGTCCGGTTTTGCGGGACATCGTCATCACGGCCCCGAGCGTTACCGTGATCCGAAAGGATGACCTTTCGTACAACTTCTCCGATCTCCTCGATGAGTTCGTTTCGAAACCCTCCACCGTATCGAAGCCTCTCCGTTATTCGCTGAACAACATACAGGTCGTCGGCGGAATCGTGGACTTCGACGACCGCCCGAAGCGGACGCGCCACGCGATAAGGGACATCCGCATTGCCGTGCCGTTTTTCTCGAACCTTCCTTATTACGTCGATGTCTATGTCCAGCCCGTTTTCCTCGCGAAGGTAAACGGGACTCCGGTCGATCTCCGCGGGAAGACCAAGCCGTTCAGCGGGACGCGCGAGACCGCCTTCGACGTGAACTTCCGGAATTTGAACATCCCGCACTATCTTGAATACCTGCCGGTGAAATGGAAATTCAGGGTGGCGTCGGCTTTCCTCGATGCCGATGCCGATCTTTCCTTCCGGGAGCACAAGGACAAGCCGCCCGTACTGTCGTTTACGGGAAAGGCGGCGTTGAGGGACCTGAAAATCGAGGACGCCAAGGGAAAAGCGGTCCTGCGGATGCCGCTTCTGAAAGTCTCCGTCGCGGCTTCCGACGTATTCGGGCGAAAAGCGAGCCTCGATAGCGTGCTGTTCCGGTCTCCGGAACTTCAATTGGAGAGGGAGCGGAGCGGCGCCTTGAACCTCGTGTCGCTCCTGGAGCCGCAGGAAATGACGGAAGGTACGGTGAAAACGGCGGAGAAGGCGGAGGAAACCGTAAAGGAAGGGGATGCGGGCGCTCCGCTGCTTATCGAGATCGCGGAAATCCGGCTGGAAGGCGGGAAGGTCGGGTTCGCGGACGAATTGCCGAAGAGGCCGTTTCGCGCCACGCTCGATTCGATCGATTTATCGTTTCGCTGCCGCTACGCGAGGGGAATGGACGATGACGGGGCGACGCTTACCGGCATTTCCGCGTCTTTGGGCACCCTGAAATTGAGGACGCGGGGAGAGAGCGACGATTTCCTGAAAATCCCCGCAATAACCGTAAAGTCCGCCGACGCCGACCTGGGAAAGCGGACGCTTGCGATAGGAGAGATTACGACCCGCGGCGGGGTAATCCGCGTGGAACGCGATCCGGACGGTTCGTCGAACATGGAAGCGCTGTCGCCCGCTCCTGCGCCTGCCGCACATGGGAGGGACCCCCGCCCGGCAAAGGATAAGGCGGAAGCACCGCCTGAATGGCTCGTAACGATCGGGAAGGCCGCCGTGGAACGGTATTCCGTGAAGGTGGAGGACAGGACGGTATCGCCGCCTGCGGTCCTTTACGCCGAACCGATAGCCTTAACTGCCGAAAATCTTTCCACCGGGAAAGGCGTCATGGGAAAGGCATCGCTGCAAGTCGTATTGAACCGTGCGGGAACGTTCGCGGCGGCCGGACCCGTCGGGTTGAATCCCTTCTCCGCCAACCTTCAAGTCGATGCGAGAGGGATCGGCATCGTCCCGTTCCAGCCGTATTTCACCGAAAAGGTGAGGATCGTCGTTAGCGGCGGGAACGTTTCCGCCAGGGGAACGCTTGCCCTGGTATCCGCGCCCGACAAGGCGATCGCGATTGCTTACAGGGGAGAGGCGTCCCTCACGGATCTTGCGACCGCGGACAAGTCGACGTCGGAGGATTTCCTGAAGTGGAAATCCCTTCACCTGGGCGGGATCAACGCGCGGACCCGCCCTTTGCGCGTGGAGATAGACGAGATCGCCCTCGCCGATTTCTATTCGCGCATCGCCGTGAATCCGGACGGCACGCTGAACGTCCTGGAGGCTTTCGTCTCCGGGACGAAGACCGCGGCTCCGGGCGCGACCGGCGCGGGAACGTACAAGGCGGCGGTCCCTGCGACGCCCGGTGCGCCTGAACCGGCGAAGCCGCCCCACGTCCGGATCGGTACGGTCACCGTGCAGGGCGGGACAGTTCGCTTCTCCGACAGGTTCGTCAAGCCGAACTACATCGCCCGTCTCGGCGAAATGGGGGGAAGGATTTCCGGCCTTTCTTCCGAGGAGAACAAGTTCGCCGACGTGGATCTCCGGGGAAATCTGGAGAACCATGCACCGCTGCAGATCACGGGCAAGATCAACCCGCTCAGGGACGATCTTTTCGTGGACCTCAAGGCCGATTTCAAGGACATCGAGCTGAGCCCGCTGACCCCGTACTCCGGTAAATACGCCGGGTATGCGATAGAGAAGGGGAAGCTTACGCTGGCGCTTAAATATCTCATCACGAAAAGGACGCTGGACGCGAGCAACCATGTTTTCCTGGACCAGTTCACATTCGGGAGCGCGGTGGACAGTCCCGACTCCACGAAGCTACCCGTGAAGCTTGCAGTCGCGCTCCTCAAGGACCGGCGCGGAGAGATCAACCTCGATATACCGGTCAACGGCTCCCTCGACGACCCGAAGTTCAGCGTCGGGAGCATCATCCTCAAGATAGTCCTGAACCTCCTGGCGAAGGCCGCCACCTCCCCGTTCTCGCTTCTGGGAGCGATCTTCGGAGGGGGAGAGGAGCTGAGCCACCTGGAATTCGAGTACGGAAGGTCGGACATGAACGCTTCGATGGCGGAACGCGTGAACGTCCTGGAGAAGGTCCTGTACGACCGGCCGGGGCTGAAACTCGAGATCGCGGGCCACGTGGACGCCGGCAGGGACCGGGACGGACTTCTACGGACAGTGTTCGACAGGAAAGTAAAGGCGCAGAAGTCGGCGGAGCTGGCGAAAACGGGTACGCCTCCATCTTCCCTCGACAACGTCACGGTGGGAGAGGCGGAATACCCGAGATACCTTGAGCTGGCCTACAGGAAAGAGAAATTTCCGAAGCCCCGCAATATCATCGGGATGGCCAAGGACCTGCCGGCTTCCGAGATGGAGAAGCTGATGCTCACGAATATCCGTATCACCGATGACGACCTGCGGCAGCTTGCAATGAGGCGCGCACGGCGGGTGAGGGATGCGCTGTTGAAGGGCGGGAGGGTTGCGCCGGAAAGAATGTTTCTCGTGGAGCCGAAAGCGCTTTCCCCGGAGAAGAAGGAAAAATTGAAAGACAGCAGGGTCGACTTCGTGCTCAAGTGA